ATTTGCCATTTTCCTTGACGGTGAAGCTTTGTGTGCCGTTGAAGACGATGCCCGTGGGCGATGCCGAACCGTTCTTGCCGGCGGGTATCGTGACGACCAGCGATTGCGGCACGCCGTTGCCGTCATAGAGCGTCGCGACATTGGTGCCGTTGTCCGCGACCCAGACGAAGCCTTGCGGATTGAAGACGACGCCCCAAGGATTTTTCAGGTTTGCGTCAGCGTGCGCGGCGGCCACTGCGCCGTCCGACACGAGGGCCGTCACATTGAACGACGACGTGGCGGGCGGGCTTGAACTGTTCGAGCTGGAGCTGCCACCACCGCTGTCACCCCCACCGCCACCGCACGACGCGAGAATCGCGATGGCCGCGCCGCATGTCACTACGCCGAACACAGTGAGGAGAGACTTCATGGCCGTACTCCTTGTCGAGAACCGTTGTGTTCATTGAACGCGGACGGTGCGGCGGTTATTCCTGCGTCGAAGGGATTATTTCGCTGCGCTGGCGTGCGATCGCACTGGCTGAACTGGCTGGATGACAGCGGAGGGTGTGTAATTCAGATCCAGGGAAAACCCTAGGTTGCAATTGAATTTTCGGCCTCCAATACTCTGCAAACAGATTTGCGTAAAAAGTCATTGTGCAAATTTATTTGCGTACGTTCGTCCGTTTATTTCACAAGGGGTCGCTCATGAAATTCGCAGCAAAACTCGCCGCCGCTGTACTCGTCGCTGTTTCCGTCGTCAGCCAGGCAGCGCATAGCGAAACCTTGCTGATTGCCTGTGACACGGCATTCGTGCCATTCGAGTTCAAGCAGGGTGATCAATACGTCGGCTTCGACATCGATCTCTGGAAGGAGGTCGCCAAGGATCTGAAAATCGACTACAAGCTGCAGCCGATGGACTTCAGCGGCATCCTGCCGGCGTTGCAGACACATAACGTCGACGTCGCGCTTGCGGGCATCACGATCAAGGACGAGCGCAAGAAAGTCATCGACTTCTCGGACGGCTACTACGACAGCGGTTTCATGTTGATGGTGCCGGCGACAAGCACGATCAAGGGTCCGGACGATCTGAAGGGCAAGACACTTGCGATCAAGACGGGCACCTCGGCCGCAGACTATGCGAAGGCCAATTTCAACGGCACCGAATTGCGCGCGTTCCCGAATATCGACAATGCCTACCTCGAACTCGCAACGGGACGTGTCGATGCTGCGATGCATGACACGCCGAACGTTCTGTACTACATCCACACCGCAGGCAAAGGCCGTGTGAAGGCTGTCGGTCCGCAGATGATGGCGCAGCAGTATGGCATTGCGTTCCCGAAGGGCAGCCCGCTCGTGCCGAAGGTCAACGCTGCCCTCGCGAAGATCAAGGCAGACGGCCGCTATTCGCAGATCTACAAGAAGTGGTTCGGCGTCGAACCGGCCAAGTCGTAACACCGGGCAGGCGGGAGGTCGGTCATGCAGTTCGATTTTTCGATAGTAGTCGACGCGTTGCCTGCGCTGTTGCAGGGCGCGCGGCTGACGGTCCTCATTACGGTCGCGGGCTTGACGGGCGGCGTGCTGGTCGGGTTGCTGTTCGGCTTGATGCGCGCTTATGGTAATTCGCTGTGTCAGAAGATCGCGTTCGCGTACGTCGAGTTCGTGCGCGGAACGCCGATCGTGGTGCAGGTGATGTTCATATACTTCGCGCTGCCGATGTTGCTGAGTGTTCGCGTCGACGCGCTCACCGCTGCTATCGCCTCGATTGTGATCAACTCCGGCGCCTACATTGCCGAAATCGTTCGCGGCTCATTTCTGTCGGTGCCGCGCGGGCTCAAGGAAGCAGGCCTCGCGCTGGGCATGCCCGTCTGGCGTGTGCTCGCTTTCGTGGTAGGGCCCGTCGCGATTCGCCGCATGACGCCCGCGCTCGGCAACCAGTTCATCGTGAGCCTGAAAGACACGTCGCTGTTCATCGTGATCGGTGTGGGCGAACTCACGCGGCAGGGCCAGGAAATCATGGCCTCGAACTTCCGCGCGGTCGAGATCTGGACGGCCGTCGCCGTTCTTTACCTGTGCATGATCGGTACGCTCACTTACGGCCTGCGCAGAATGGAGAGAAGGATGCGGATTCTATGAGCACGACGAACGGTCACATGGTGCAGTTCAAGAAGGTCACGAAGCGCTTCGGTAAAACTACCGTGCTGGAAGGCGTCGATCTGAATATCGGCGCGGGCGAAGTCGTGGTGCTGATCGGGCCGTCAGGCTCCGGCAAGTCGACGTTGCTTCGCTGCATCAACGCGCTCGAGCAGATTGACGGCGGCGATCTGGTTGTCGATGGCATCAGCGTGCTGGCGGGACCGAAGAAAGTCCGCGAAATACGCCAGGAAGCGGGCATGGTGTTTCAGCAATTCAACCTGTTCCCGCAACTGACCGCACTTGAAAACGTCGCGTTCGGACCGCGCCAGGTGCGCGGCATGTCGAAGGCGGATGCCGAGGCGCTTGCGCATGAACTGCTGGCGAAGGTGGGGCTGGCCGAGCGTGTCGGTCACTATGCAAACGAGCTGTCGGGCGGACAGCAGCAGCGCGTAGCGATTGCCCGCGCGCTCGCCGTGCGGCCTAAGCTCATGTTGTTCGACGAGCCGACCTCCGCGCTCGATCCCGAACTGCGCCAGGAAGTGCTGCGCGTGATGCAGTCGCTCGCCGAGGAGGGCATGACGATGGTCGTCGTTACCCACGAGATGGCGTTCGCGCGCAGGGTAGGCACACGGCTCATTTTCATGGAGCATGGACAGATCGCGGTTGACGGATCTCCGGCTGAACTGCTGGATAATCCGCCCAATCAGCGTCTGCGAGATTTCCTGCAACACGTCGAATAAACTGGATTCATGTCTTCACTCGATTTCATCGAAATTTCTGGCTCGCCGTTCGAGGCGGGCGAAGCGTTGGGGCGCTTCGGCGCGGCGGCGGTTCATCGACACTTGCTGCACACCGACGCATGGCTTACCGTGATGCGCTGGCGTGGCAGCCCCGTGGCCGCCGATCTTGCGATGCACACCGAGACGCGTTTTCCGCGCGTCTGGGCTGAATTGCAGGGATTGGCCCGTGGTCTGCGCCTGCCCTTCGAAGACGTTTTCCTCTGGAATTGCCGCGGTGATGTCTGGGCCATGTCGCCCGACGGTTGCACGACGCTGCAACTGCCTCACACTCCTGACGCGGGCGTGCGGCGGATCGCTCATAACGAGGACGGCGATCCCGGTTTCTCCTCAGATTGCGCCATTGCGCAGTGCCGGATTGAAGGCAGTCCGGGCTTCGCTGCGTTTGTGTATCCGGGGTCGCTGCCCGGACATACGTTCGCTGTCACCGATGCAGGGCTCGTCGTCACCGTCAATAACTTGCGCCAGCGGCGAGTGGTCGCCGGCGTGCCGCGTATGGTGCTCACGAGAGCCGTGCTCGATGCGACGGATCTCGACATGGCCGTCTCGTTGCTGCGCGACGCGCCGCGTGCGGGTGGCTTTCATCTCACGCTCGCGCATCGCGCGCACGCGACGCTTCTGAGCGTCGAGTTCAGTGCCTATGGCTGCTCAGTACGCGAAATCACGGAGCCCTCGCTGCATGCGAATCATGCGATTCATCCGGAAATGGCGCACTTCTCGCAGGTCATCACGGATTCTTCGCAACATCGGCAAACGCGTGGAGACACGCTGCTCGCACAGACTCGAACGACCGGAGAAATGCCGGACCCGCTCGCCATTCTGGCCGATCAGGAAGACGCTTCATTGCCGATCTATCGCGACGACCCACGTGATCCCGATGACGAAAACACACTCGCGACCGCCCTCATTACGGTCAAGGAGACTCACGTAGAATGGGAGGTTTATGAACATCCCGGGAGTCGCGCCCGGTATCGAATGATCAATGGCCACAAGCAAGCAGACACCGCCGCACACGACTGAGCACGACGGCACGATGGAGGTGGCATCGGTGCCACCCCGTACCGTTGCCGGGTTGCGCGAACTCGTGGTGAAAATCGGCCGCGACGAAGCGGACGTTTCGCTCGGCGGCAGGGCGCATACGGTGCTTGCCAAGCTGCTCGAACGCCCGGAGGAAGTTGCCGTCCGTACCATCACCGACCTCGCGGCTTCGCTCGGTGTCAATGCATCCACGCTCACGCGGCTTTCCAC
The genomic region above belongs to Paraburkholderia sp. HP33-1 and contains:
- the glnP gene encoding glutamine ABC transporter permease GlnP; the protein is MQFDFSIVVDALPALLQGARLTVLITVAGLTGGVLVGLLFGLMRAYGNSLCQKIAFAYVEFVRGTPIVVQVMFIYFALPMLLSVRVDALTAAIASIVINSGAYIAEIVRGSFLSVPRGLKEAGLALGMPVWRVLAFVVGPVAIRRMTPALGNQFIVSLKDTSLFIVIGVGELTRQGQEIMASNFRAVEIWTAVAVLYLCMIGTLTYGLRRMERRMRIL
- the glnQ gene encoding glutamine ABC transporter ATP-binding protein GlnQ; this translates as MSTTNGHMVQFKKVTKRFGKTTVLEGVDLNIGAGEVVVLIGPSGSGKSTLLRCINALEQIDGGDLVVDGISVLAGPKKVREIRQEAGMVFQQFNLFPQLTALENVAFGPRQVRGMSKADAEALAHELLAKVGLAERVGHYANELSGGQQQRVAIARALAVRPKLMLFDEPTSALDPELRQEVLRVMQSLAEEGMTMVVVTHEMAFARRVGTRLIFMEHGQIAVDGSPAELLDNPPNQRLRDFLQHVE
- a CDS encoding C45 family autoproteolytic acyltransferase/hydolase; amino-acid sequence: MSSLDFIEISGSPFEAGEALGRFGAAAVHRHLLHTDAWLTVMRWRGSPVAADLAMHTETRFPRVWAELQGLARGLRLPFEDVFLWNCRGDVWAMSPDGCTTLQLPHTPDAGVRRIAHNEDGDPGFSSDCAIAQCRIEGSPGFAAFVYPGSLPGHTFAVTDAGLVVTVNNLRQRRVVAGVPRMVLTRAVLDATDLDMAVSLLRDAPRAGGFHLTLAHRAHATLLSVEFSAYGCSVREITEPSLHANHAIHPEMAHFSQVITDSSQHRQTRGDTLLAQTRTTGEMPDPLAILADQEDASLPIYRDDPRDPDDENTLATALITVKETHVEWEVYEHPGSRARYRMINGHKQADTAAHD
- the glnH gene encoding glutamine ABC transporter substrate-binding protein GlnH; translation: MKFAAKLAAAVLVAVSVVSQAAHSETLLIACDTAFVPFEFKQGDQYVGFDIDLWKEVAKDLKIDYKLQPMDFSGILPALQTHNVDVALAGITIKDERKKVIDFSDGYYDSGFMLMVPATSTIKGPDDLKGKTLAIKTGTSAADYAKANFNGTELRAFPNIDNAYLELATGRVDAAMHDTPNVLYYIHTAGKGRVKAVGPQMMAQQYGIAFPKGSPLVPKVNAALAKIKADGRYSQIYKKWFGVEPAKS